In Cryptomeria japonica chromosome 10, Sugi_1.0, whole genome shotgun sequence, a genomic segment contains:
- the LOC131063835 gene encoding clavaminate synthase-like protein At3g21360, with translation MTNFLEGRVGEQKFQDGHLFPKVLVPAHNSHKEDFAAASMAVEENRAWIEQELHECGAILFRGFGLKSAEDFNSFVEALGWEEQPYKGPAPRKNIVGRVWSANEAPLHQHIFFHHEMALTKEFPSKIIFYCEVAPPEGGETAIVQSHRVAAHMEHNFPEVVQQLDTNGIFTHTLLPKNDNLGYFLGKSWQSHLQTDNPKEAQRKVEDGGGKLQWMEDGSANIIAGPIPATRSFQGYGDRKVWFNYIPAATYGKNEASLNRLICGDGSDIPERVMEESGRIMDEESVDVKWEAGDVLLIDNLAVMHARRPSKGPRRVLVAICK, from the exons ATGACGAATTTTTTGGAGGGTAGGGTTGGGGAGCAAAAGTTCCAAGATGGTCACTTGTTTCCCAAAGTTCTTGTTCCTGCTCATAATTCTCACAAAGAAGACTTTGCTGCAGCTTCCATGGCAGTAGAAGAGAACAGAGCATGGATAGAACAAGAACTGCATGAGTGTGGAGCTATTCTCTTCAGAGGTTTTGGTTTAAAGTCAGCAGAAGATTTCAATAGCTTTGTGGAAGCTCTTGGATGGGAAGAGCAGCCCTACAAAGGCCCTGCTCCAAGAAAGAATATCGTTGGTAGAGTTTGGTCTGCTAATGAAGCTCCTCTCCATCAACACATCTTCTTCCACCATGAGATGGCCCTG ACAAAAGAATTTCCCTCCAAGATCATCTTTTACTGCGAGGTTGCGCCACCAGAGGGCGGCGAAACGGCAATTGTGCAGAGCCACCGAGTGGCCGCCCACATGGAACACAACTTCCCGGAGGTTGTTCAGCAACTGGATACAAATGGAATATTTACTCACACTCTCTTGCCGAAGAACGACAATCTTGGGTATTTTCTTGGCAAGAGTTGGCAGTCCCATTTGCAGACGGATAATCCCAAAGAAGCTCAAAGAAA GGTGGAAGATGGAGGTGGGAAACTACAATGGATGGAAGATGGAAGCGCTAACATCATTGCAGGGCCAATTCCTGCTACCAGAAGTTTCCAAGGCTATGGAGATCGAAAAGTGTGGTTTAACTATATTCCTGCTGCTACTTATGGAAAGAATGAGGCAAGCTTGAACAGACTGATATGTGGAGATGGAAGTGACATTCCAGAGAGAGTAATGGAGGAGAGTGGGAGAATAATGGACGAGGAAAGCGTAGACGTCAAGTGGGAAGCAGGCGATGTGCTGCTAATTGACAACTTGGCCGTGATGCATGCAAGAAGGCCATCCAAGGGTCCTCGACGTGTTCTAGTAGCTATCTGCAAATag